A window of the Ipomoea triloba cultivar NCNSP0323 chromosome 14, ASM357664v1 genome harbors these coding sequences:
- the LOC116004735 gene encoding zinc finger CCCH domain-containing protein 6-like codes for MPDNLFIAAGEESVELGVQNQRQKGVAEEVYVHPYSIIPPNPSVGLDLEDQSLDDRCIFHVPLVPIEEIELEEGEVLPPCEICASSQPLSTSIHGNPIIPGYGGLKLDPELIAAIVTVVRSAQIDLIDPDLLTMFLSNPQLVEKEMKVLLASSLLATEEIPKPSMAERKPELIALPHAGMPNMAAGWHAKKVIDEYGNIYVGGDPLSRAQCSSSVPISKREHESVGDKPPCKFFNTSKGCWNGSKCRFSHDVDAPYAKRRKA; via the exons ATGCCTGATAATTTGTTTATTGCTGCTGGGGAGGAAAGTGTGGAGTTAGGAGTCCAAAACCAAAGGCAAAAGGGTGTAGCAGAAGAGGTGTATGTTCATCCTTACTCCATAATTCCTCCCAA TCCTTCTGTTGGGTTGGATTTGGAGGACCAATCCCTGGATGACAGGTGCATTTTTCACGTGCCCCTAGTTCCAATAGAAGAAATAGAACTAGAGGAGGGAGAAGTGCTACCTCCTTGCGAAATCTGTGCTTCTTCACAGCCACTTAGCACATCAATCCATGGAAATCCTATCATACCAGGATATGGAGGATTGAAACTTGATCCTGAATTAATTGCTGCCATAGTTACAGTTGTCCGGAGTGCGCAAATTGATTTGATAGATCCTGATCTCCTGACCATGTTTCTAAGCAACCCACAATTGGTTGAGAAGGAGATGAAAGTGCTACTAGCTTCAAGCCTTCTTGCAACTGAGGAAATACCAAAGCCCAGCATGGCTGAAAGAAAGCCTGAACTCATAGCACTCCCCCATGCAGGAATGCCAAATATGGCTGCTg GTTGGCATGCAAAGAAAGTGATTGATGAATATGGGAACATATATGTAGGTGGCGACCCATTGTCCCGAGCTCAATGCTCCTCCAGTGTGCCCATATCTAAAAGGGAACATGAATCTGTGGGAGATAAGCCTCCTTGCAAGTTTTTCAATACGTCAAAAGGATGCTGGAATGGCTCCAAATGCCGCTTCTCGCATGATGTTGATGCTCCTTATGCAAAGAGAAGGAAGGCATAA